The Arachis hypogaea cultivar Tifrunner chromosome 14, arahy.Tifrunner.gnm2.J5K5, whole genome shotgun sequence DNA window AGTGAAATAAATAACAgtgtaaaatttaaattattttaaatatataagtaaatatataatttaattatttatttgaaaaagtacttaaaataactttttttttttaataatacaacTTGCAAACTAAAGTCAACCTTTATTCATTTTGAATGATTTGTAGATACTTCTAAAACAGTTATTTAATTCATAAAATTACAAAAGAAATAATCTTGATGGTTATGGTTGCATTGGTGTCTGCCAATGCCATATCCCCTTCAAATTTTGGCAACAGGTATGTAATCCATCAGATGAAGAGCCTGCTGGCAATAATAACACAATGCTAAAGGAGAAGAGTAACAGTATATTGGTCGGCATGATAATTCTCCTTGTAAGTATCTCTTTATTTTACTCCCTCTGAGTAAGAAAAAACCTTCACCCTAATCTGGCAACTTAGCATATAATTTGCATCTTGCAGTTGAGGGAGTTGTATCAACGATGTCGTTACGAAGTCCTCAAAGAAGGCTTTATCAACGGGGTGAGTTATCTTCATCTTTTTATTACCCATGCTTTACTTTTACTCATCCattaatttcattttcttctttaaatcTAATCATGCTGATTCGTACTTAAACATAGTTATACTCGTTTCATTTCATCGAAATGGCAATTTCTTTTCATAAcagtataaaaagaaaaatatttttttattgcttCCCGTTTTTCATGATTTTTGAGATTAAATATCATGCTCTACAATATCCTTTAAAAGACGTTTGGCGTCAGCACAAGAGTAATCCTATCTGTTTGTTGGAGACCCATGCGCTACAAAAAAAACTTATGGTTATGATAAAAAACAgtgaagggtgaccatagatttATGGTTACAGTTTTGAATTTATAGTCATGATTTTTTATTCTGGCCTATTCTGCTGTGGTTATaggtctatgatcacggtttttttttatctatggtcatggtttctATAATTACAGTtacaattttcaaattctaacactTTAGGTCACGTTTTTTCACCGTAATCATAGTTTTTATGGTCATTCCCTCtttaaaaccgtgatcatagtcTTATCTATCACTGTAATCATAGCTCTATGATCagtggtcacccctccttaaaaccgtgaccatagtctTATCTATGGTCATAGTTTTCACTTTCCGAAACTGTGACTACAGATTTTTTTAGgtcattatttttttgaaaaactgtgaccataattttttttttgtcagtatAAAAAACTGTAACTATAAACCCCTTTTAGGCCATCTTCTAAAATTGTGATTATAAACTCTTTTAAAttaccattttttaaaaaatcgtaGCAAAAAAAATCTATAATCATGATTTTTTtcgctttttattttctatatggaGGACTGGAATGAGTTGAACGCAGTTATGGAGGAAGGGGGAGCTTTACTTTAATGTGGAGTCAATGCAAAAGGAAATCGGACCTTGCGAGTGGGGGAGGGGAtctcggaccctccgatttgcaTGCACTTATTATTAAACaaacaaaattatgaaaactCACGGTCCGATTTCCATtagtgtaaattaaaaaaaaaatttccacaACCACAAAACGGACCCAGCGATTACTTTAACGAACCaaaacaaatcaaacaaagaaatcggACCATCCGTTTTGCTGGGTCATATCGCACGGTCCGATTTTCTCTATGTGCTAGTACAAAACTGACCTTCCGATTTACTTACAAAATTTCTAATACAtagaaatcggagggtccgattacTTCCTTTCCAAATCTGACAAAACCTGTCCCACATTCGGGTGTAGCACCCCCTCAATCCATATCTCAGTACAACACTAACCCCTCCTCCATAACCAAAAAAATGACCCGATTTTTTTACTGTAGTCGTAGACCCAAAATGTTAACATTTCGGTTGCTAAAGCTAGTAATATTGCCAGAAAAGTTATTTATTAATCTAAAACTGAATTTCAATCAAGAAAATAAGTAATTCGCCAAAAAGCCCTGCACTTCCGCGGTAGGTCGGAAAAGTGATAATGCACGCTAAACCACTTCTCAGCTGACTTGTACAACACTGCTGTTTCTGTTCTCTTTCTACCCTTATAAAGCATTCACACTTTTATGCAACAATCGACATGAGACTTGTGGAGCTAAGgagattttatttttagattttgccCGACAGAGCTAGGGGTGTACATGGTTCGGCCCGGCTCGAAGATTCGGTTTGGTTCCGAACACTTTAGAggctaatttagtgtgatttcatcgggtttaaggCTGGATAAGGGTCTCGAAAATATACCCAGTCATTATTTCGGGTTGGATCCGGGCCATAGCTCGAGTCACCCGAACTCGGCCCAGTGATccgatcatcatacacaattaatattttgtgttattagtgatggatgatggttattcttatgtggaatttaaatattataaatcttaatattttgtgttattagtcattataagttaatgttttatgtttaaaatgcataagactttagactaatgcataatattgtgttatttgtattgatttaaatatttggtgttattagacaatattagtatttattatggttatgctttaattttagagaatggttgattcttattatatttttttaagtgaattttactatgtgaattgtgaaataatggttgAAAATTATGTGATTTTTACATGCAAAagacccggttttcacccgatttttTATCCGATTTTCACCCAATCCGAAGGTGCATAGGTTTTATCGGATTTAGAATCGGGTTAGGGTCTAAAAATTAGGTCCGgtctatatttcgggtcgggtctgagTTAAGCCAAATCCAGTGTGGCCCGGCCCATGTACACCCCTAAGACAAACAATGGTTTTtatgaataatatgaataataaattttaaaatttacttaataaaataaaaatatactacactcttaaattatctatttaaattttaatattagaataactattGGCACATttattgaattgaacatccaatatatctattgttcacattgtttaatattttcattgtctacctataatttttctttattttatgaatataacAACCAAAATGAAGCATGCATGATTCGAACTTGCATCTTCATCTtcatttttctttaatattttgttctcctttgcattcaatttgttttGTTTAATCTAGTACTATTTTTATTTCCAGGGACCAACACTATTTTAATCCATAAAATTTGGGTTAAAtcataatttgatttttaatattttaaatattttattttaatttttaaaaattttaaataaatttaatgttatcctacttttaaatttgatataaatatTAATGGAGTAAATTTCATTAACTTTAACAATATTTTTAgttaaatcatattttttattttcgtatgttaaaaaaatataactaaaatttttttataatatttttttccatttttttttataaaatcttaaaccCTGGCAATCAATTACATAATCAAATCGAAAATTATTAcctcttttaaatattaattgttcGTGTTAAATTTAATAGTGGAACAACATTAAACTGCAAGAGTATCCAAATTCCGAACTTCAATTAGTTGGGACAGGTAACAATTTGCCCCGGTGCGAGGACGTGTTTTTATCCGGGCGGATGCACTAATAAGGCAGGGTTGGAGTTAGGATAAATCTGGCCCgaagtatatattatatattataatataatataaatacataaaaattaataaatataaaaattatataaataatttttgatattgtataaattttatgttcgtattttaatttatttatgaattttaaatttttattttaatttatatataaatatataaaaattaaagtgttatttaatttttataaaaatgtgttAGGGTACAGTAATTTACTATTTGCAGATAGTGATAGGAAGGATAGTAAATAAGTAAAATGAGAGCCAGACGGAGTTAGATTGGACAAAAATTCGTTCTTATCTGAGACATTTTGAAAGGttagaaactaaaataataatttactttatttttattgttgttattattattaaatctacttctaaatttgttgttgttgacTTGTTGGTGGCAGTGGTGATGGTGGTTTAAGGTGAATAATAACATTAACTCAATAAGTAAGAGTCTGGACAAAACAAAATCCAATAAGAATGACAGTGAGAGAGTGGTGGCAATGGCAGAAGTGTAAGGGATGGTGAGTAGGGTTGGGGTATGAGTAGGGATGGCAATATATACCCTATCTGCGGGTACCTAACTCGATCTCACCCGCTCGGGTAGGGTTACCAACCCGATCCGCAGCGGGTAGGGTAAGGTACGTGTAGGGTTCTCGTGCGGGTCGGGTATGGTGCGGGTTGAGCttcaaccctacccgaccaaccTGCActttatatatgtttatattatatatttatataaaaatatgttttaagtagatgttgaatcaaagacttctcactaaatgcaaaagatccttaaccactaaaagaaaattattaattgataatttaatattttttttacataaaaaccatttctattttaaattatcatcaagttatataataatgttgtatattttttataaccCGCAGGTAGggtcgggtacccgcgggttaagagcgagtagggttagggttggaatATTCTCAATCCGCGGGTAGGGTAaggttgagtttatataaaaatctcaacccaCTGATAGAGTTAGGGTTGGATCTAAAATTTACCCTACCCTATCCATTGCCACCCCTAGGCATGAGTTATAGGTTAGGATGTAAATGTGATGGTAGAGGAGATGACGAGGATAATTTAAGAATCTTTGCTAATTTTTAATGGAATAaagtaaaatttagtatttagttTAGATAATTTTGTCAAAATGTATTTTTGTACGGATACAATGTTGATTATTTTAAACATTCTTCACTGGAAATAGTAGTTTTTTCAAATGAGAAATGTTAGGGAGCTAGCAATTTTGGTGTTttataaccatcaattggccattaatagtgtttttaatggtgtgagattacatctaatggtgagagatcacttacttttattttgatggttaagtgttggccaaaaaacacaaaagttgctgacccCTAGACTAATGTCTTGTCTTTATCTAAACAATCATTCAAGTTTCACTTGTTACTATTACTATTCTTATCAGACAAATAACAAAAAGCAACAAGAGGGTGTTGATCATCATCAGAAGCTGATCTTTCGATCCCACGTATACCAGAAAGTGATTGCTATTCCTTCTGCACTCCGGCTTGCTCTGCTCACCTACTGCGCTATTTTCCTCAGAGATGTAGTCAATCAATCGGCTCCATTCCAAGTCCAATACAGAGGAAACTCACAACTCCTCCTAAGTTGCTCTGAAGCATTTTTCATGTTCTTTCCAGAGATAGCACAGATCACAATCTTCATCAAATGCTGTGTTGTGCTCATTATTCTCGTTCTGCCCCTCCATATTGAGCTGCAGATTTTCATTGTCATGTTTCTGGTGGTACCTGCATCGCTCTCCTATTTCCCTGAAATGGGTCGTAGAGCTTCCGGGGTTCATGTTAAGTGCGCCACATTCAAGGCTTCGCTTATAAGGTTCGTTATCTCAGGGGCCCTTGTTTTAGCTCTGATTCTTGGTTTGGTGATATTGGCGGCCCTTTATATAAGCTGGAGAAAGATATTTGAAAGAAGAGGACcgtggaagaagaaggaagagaacgtTAAACTCGGTGATCTTTTAAAAGCTGTGGCTTAATAATTTACGTCAGGCTCATTGGATTCAGTATAAAAGATGATACAGCATTATGTTCTGTTTCTTGCTACTTTGGAACTGTTGTGGAATAAGTTTCTACCACACTATATTACGACTAAATTGACAAAAATACACGGGAAACTATAGGACCGTCATTCTAATTAAGCCTTTCCATTTTTCTTGTTCCCAAAACTATATCACTTAGTCTTAAAATTCAGCACCTCAGATATTAAGTCTCCGGTGTACATTTCTTGCTACTTGCATCAAATAATTGAAAGTCGAGATATCACATTTGAGAAAACTTAGCAACTTCGTATCACAGCACACGGATATCTATGCTTCTGTTCTTCAAAAGGGGCAAATATTTCTATCTCCGATCAACTGAAATCCAGAGGATAAAATCATACGCTCtatgatatatatataagatattcCAAGCATTAAATAATCAAGCACAAAGTTTGGTACACAATCCAACTTATAAGAAGTTACCAACAGCAAAACATCATAGTACTGCACCGAGGTCAAAGCAGTACAACTTCAAATTACAAAGACAAGAGTAGAAACGGCAAACACAGCCACATATGCAACATTTATTTTACATTGGAGTTATAACATGCTTTCTCAGTAAGAGCAAATCTCTCACTCAGTAGGATATTTACCACCGACAATATTAATTTTCTtgcaatatatattaaaaatctatAATATTTTGGTCTTTTGCAATATCCAGCTTCACAACAACGACTAATTTACTTATTGAGATAAAGGGTTTTGACCAATTTTTTCTTACATATCACTATTAACTATTAATTATTGAGATAAAGGGTTGGTTGAGTGGTCAGCTTACTCCGCTTAACTAAATATCGGAAGTTTAAATTACACTCTATGTATGTAGCAACCCATTAGCCAATGACAAACTCACCCTTAAATAGAATCCAGATCGACGACGAATTAGTCTTTGACCTGTTGGGTTAAGAAATATCGTGGATAAAAAAAAAGGTTTGACCACAATTTTTTCTTACATATCACTATATATTAACTATCCAAATGTATTAGGTCTTATGATTATTTGTAACATTCTCTAGGGACACACAAAATGATCTGAATTAATCATCAATGTGAAACATTAAATTGATGACTGAGTCTCAAATTTGGTACCTGAAATCAAACATATAGTAGATTACAAGGAAGCAAGTGGTTATGATAAAAAGTACAGCTAGAATGAGATGGAATTTGGTTGCAAATGATACATAACCCAGTTGGAATAATTGGCTGTAATTGGAAATAGAAAAATGGAGCATTTTACTTTTTTGCATGTACCCTGTGTGTATCTAACGTGCTACACGTACATCAAGAAAACTAGCAAAAGATATTTTGACCCACATCCTCAtattatacatacatataaatatataatgtatgAATAATGATTGGCagacttaatttattttttaatatttaaataaatgaaaatttaaatatatattttaaaaaaacataatataaaatttaatttttaaaaaagttaaagaaTAATTCAAATCGGGAGGCAGTTTTCTTGGTACAggagggtgaaaaattatgttgatgtggcaaaaaagcttgatcgagtctgtataaatagtagttggttatctatctttccagaggcttatgcagaagttttaaataggcttcagtctgatcattgccctattctggtgcgttgtaaaggtcgtcctcagcctaaagggaatcgacctttccgatttgttgctgcttgggctactcatcctgGGTATAAAGATATTGTGAATCAGTCATGGTGGTCTGGCAATAGAggaattcatggcaagctttcagaagtacagaagaattcactagagtttaactcgaaggtatttggtaacatttttgttaagaaatgtgaattagagcagcagattaattatttacaaaagcgtttggaagtggtggatagtatttatttgcgtcagaaagagcaacagttgcttgatgattataataatactctagtgcaagaagagctcctatggttccaaaagtccagagagcagtgggtaaggttcggggataggaatacaagattctttcatattcaaactcttgcgcgaaggaagcataataagattcatggcctttttctcaaggatggagtgtgggaaactgatccagaggttctgagtcaagaagcagagtctttctataaaagcttattctgtcatttggatgatgttgatttgggttgccttggtgatgtgcctcttccttctctgaatgaggaagcttgcaataatcttacggcaccagttactatggaggaagtcaaaacagctgtttttcacatgaactcttttaaagctccaggtccggatgggtttcaagctttcttcttcaaagaatattgggagatcattggtcttgatgtttggaagatggttaagcaggcattctccggtgttactcttgatccgagaatgttggagactttactggttctcattccaaaggttgaatcaccggtatctatgaaagatttcaggccgattagtctctgcaatgtagtttacaagatcatcacgaaggtccttgttaataggcttcgtcctcatcttgcggagattgttggcccgcttcaaggaggatttattccgggacgaggaactcctgacaacatcattattgctcaagaagtcctccactttatgaagaagactaaatcaaagaaaggcacactggcctttaagattgatctggagaaagcttatgacagagttgactggaggtttttagctcatacccttaagagctttggttttcctattcctacacttaatttgattatgaattgtgtcactgcttcttccttatctattctttggaatgggagtcgtctgaatggctttactcctagccgaggtcttagacaaggagaccctatgtcaccctatctttttgtgttgtgtatggagcgactggcatgctttattagtcatcaggttgatttgggcttgtgggagccggttgctatttctagagggggaccaagaatatcccatttaatgtttgcggatgacttgcttctattctgtaaagctacaaagagacaagtgcaaaatgtgatgttggttttagagactttttgcaaagcatctgggatgaagattaatgtggagaagtctaaagcgctttgctccaagaatgtctctgcaacaaggaaagaggttttcactggggtatcctctatcagatttgtccaggatttgggcaagtatcttggagttacccttagccattctagggtgactcgttcagctttcaatggtgtcctggataagattcggagtaggctagcaagttggaaagggagtttactcaatcgggctggtagactctgcttggttaattctgttgccgctgctattcccacgtaccagatgcaggtctctatttttcccaaaggaatcattagtaaattggagtctatgatgagaaattttctttggaaaggacaagttgatggaagaggattgaatcttgttagttggaaggtactagttactccaaaaaaatatggaggtttggggattagagatccttattgtgtaaatattgctcttcttgggaagctagtttggacttttttccagcagccaaacaagctatgggtccaattattggatgccaaataccgatcatctctatatgactgttttagttatcctaagaacaaggactctcccatttggaggtgtctttgcaaggcttggaaagtgttgaaggatgggtttgcttggtgtattggagatttgaaccagaatttttggttttctagctggaggagagaaggacggttatctaatgagatggattatgtccacatttctgattcgaatctccggatacaggatatttggtcggttggtaggtggcatttggatactctttattctcctttatctcaaaatctgaaagataatattctctcttacaatccagatgaacaagcaggtccggaagtgggttggtattggagtgggtctgctgccaaagtctatgactcacgcaatggttacttgtggttgtgtaagcagctgtttggttgggaggagagggagaattggctttggctttggcgtcagcttgttccggaaaagcataagtttttggcttggttgtgtcttaaggaggctcttcctactgcaagttttcgctttagaagagggatgtcgtcatcggataggtgtccaagatgtctttctagccaggaatcggttatacattgtattcgggattgtccaaaagctcagcttgtttggcaaaggttggatattccttgtcatcctttagatttgaagaactggttcttgtatcatagcagagagtaCCCGTTCAAGTttttttcgggactttggtggatatggcgagcaaggaataacgacatctttaatccccacgaaacttggcctccggaaaaagtcatttgtctggcattaacttcagaaaaggagcttagaaatatttttgaattacaacgtatgtccattccctctactctaaatggtttttggaatcccccatccattggtacttttaagattaattgtgatgctagttattttggttcgggtgatagtgttggttttgcttgtgttattagagattgtaatgggagctggcaaagggggtgtttaggaatgattgagagtaatagtattcttcaaggagaattgtttgctatttggagaggatatctcttagcttgggatgtgggtcaacgagatgttatttgtgagacagattgtgtggaagcatttaatcttgttactcaagatggttttgggtttattgatccactggtgctcaaaataagagatatcatgcattggaattggcgtgttgactttcgtttgattatgagagatgcaaacacggtggcagatactatggcaaagatggcgatgaagttacaactttcgcatgtggagcttctttcaccttgggaggagtttaagagtagtcttaaacgggactgtccctctatttaagcagtcccttgttttgtttcttttgtttttctttgtttaatttattttagtcaccaaaaaaaggtAATTAATCAACCCTggccaaaaaaattattaattgtttCTAATgctatgaaaataaaaagaaataaataaataattcttttaGTTCCAACATGAAGACAAAGCTAGTCTTTGAGTAACAGCTATCCATATCTACTTTTTTGTAAACAAAATCcatcaaataattatttatataagaaTATAAGAATATAAGATACAAGATCTTCTACATAGGCATGTTAAATTTAGtaaacttttaattaaaaagGGTGTGTTATTAGTTGATTTGACGAGTCACTAATCTGAAGTCTGAACAGCTAGATTAAGTTGTAGGAGGCGCTGGAAAAGCATGGATGCATACATGTACTTGAATTAACCAATGTCACATTTGTGTGAATGGAATAAAGACTAAGATTCTGTAACCATTAACTTGCGATGCAAAGTGAAGCCATATTGAAGAAAAGCTAGCAAAATATTTAAATGCTTATAATTGATTGAACATTTGAACTGCAATTATTCTTTAATTTATAACTTGCAAATTGTAAATGATTTAAATAGTATGTACGAGATTCTAATCAAACTTCATTTACCGCTAatgaattagaaaaaaaaaccTTACCT harbors:
- the LOC112744338 gene encoding uncharacterized protein isoform X1; the protein is MPKKKKGMETTEGRLLRRIFGKARLSIYLPSSLGIAHLVGTMAFVSKGIGLIKMDNGVEREEEQGVQSHKNSSETISPAEVEIQVCNPSDEEPAGNNNTMLKEKSNSILVGMIILLLRELYQRCRYEVLKEGFINGTNNKKQQEGVDHHQKLIFRSHVYQKVIAIPSALRLALLTYCAIFLRDVVNQSAPFQVQYRGNSQLLLSCSEAFFMFFPEIAQITIFIKCCVVLIILVLPLHIELQIFIVMFLVVPASLSYFPEMGRRASGVHVKCATFKASLIRFVISGALVLALILGLVILAALYISWRKIFERRGPWKKKEENVKLGDLLKAVA